The proteins below come from a single Drosophila teissieri strain GT53w chromosome 3L, Prin_Dtei_1.1, whole genome shotgun sequence genomic window:
- the LOC122618157 gene encoding uncharacterized protein LOC122618157: MSANSNSLEVSPNSTLTFTKTNDRQEITIRNVGEKTVTYKVQSTVHGKFSIRPRWGVLNPTEHSHVVITMCKDAELSRKGRDKIVVVCMVSPINAVDFDMTTSFWRHNICYDPNIEKHQLTCHQIDGGQGVGDGVGVGDGGDKDAKSDDLRFRRGLFPSFCSIRIPSKYWR; the protein is encoded by the exons ATGTctgcaaattcaaattcactGGAAGTCTCGCCGAATAGTACGTTAACCTTCACAAAAACCAATGATAGACAAGAAATAACCATCAGAAATGTGGGCGAAAAGACAGTGACCTACAAG GTGCAGAGCACAGTGCATGGCAAGTTTAGTATACGACCCCGCTGGGGAGTCCTGAACCCCACTGAGCACTCACATGTCGTCATAACCATGTGCAAGGATGCCGAGCTCTCGAGGAAGGGACGCGACAAGATAGTGGTCGTTTGCATGGTTTCGCCCATCAATGCTGTGGACTTTGACATGACCACCTCCTTCTGGCGCCACAATATCTGCTACGATCCCAATATCGAGAAGCACCAGCTCACCTGCCATCAAATTGATGGGGGGCAGGGTGTAGGCGAtggtgtgggcgtgggtgaCGGAGGCGATAAGGATGCGAAGTCGGACGATCTAAGGTTTCGCCGGGGTTTATTCCCATCATTTTGCAGTATTCGCATTCCGAGCAAGTACTGGCGATAG